The following are encoded in a window of Wolbachia endosymbiont (group B) of Hofmannophila pseudospretella genomic DNA:
- a CDS encoding 5-formyltetrahydrofolate cyclo-ligase, producing MFKDTKQHKEELRKQYRTIRKDVDESYSSYAANSLINLFNKNLSCVKGKTIAAYIPTDGEINVVPLMHHLLDLDYKVAVPNKNKLLKFEELNKADEDIIPDTIITPVIAFDDHFNRLGFGGGWYDEMIKKLRPLGKIFIGVAYEKQYCKNLPVEKHDQKLDIIITEMCVRLESRLLKKMDRKE from the coding sequence ATGTTCAAAGACACTAAACAGCACAAAGAGGAACTAAGGAAGCAATATAGAACCATAAGAAAAGATGTTGATGAAAGTTATTCTAGTTATGCAGCAAATTCTCTTATTAATCTCTTTAACAAAAACTTAAGTTGCGTTAAAGGTAAAACAATAGCAGCTTACATTCCAACAGACGGGGAAATTAATGTTGTGCCTTTGATGCATCATTTACTCGATTTAGATTATAAAGTAGCAGTCCCTAATAAAAACAAGTTATTAAAATTCGAAGAATTGAATAAAGCAGATGAAGATATAATCCCCGATACAATCATTACTCCTGTTATTGCTTTTGATGATCATTTTAATAGGTTAGGTTTTGGCGGTGGTTGGTATGATGAAATGATAAAAAAATTACGGCCACTTGGAAAAATATTTATAGGTGTAGCCTATGAGAAGCAATATTGTAAAAATTTACCTGTGGAAAAACACGATCAAAAATTGGATATTATAATTACTGAGATGTGTGTTAGACTTGAAAGCAGGTTGCTCAAGAAAATGGATAGAAAGGAGTAG
- the elbB gene encoding isoprenoid biosynthesis glyoxalase ElbB produces MGEKKLRAAVVLSGCGHLDGTEVREAVLTLLVFDQQEVEVTCFAPNVDITQVMNHKTKEAVKEKRNVLVEAARIARGEINDLREAKAENFDMLVVPGGYGVAKNLSDLAENKTVMPEFERLVSEFFVAKKPIGTICISPAIIVLILSSKMGKEESKIKVTIGDDKDQLIEKLGGEHITCDTKLSIEDEKHNIFSCSAYMRSDESTHSVYQGIKHMIDSMVKKINKKTKQPFL; encoded by the coding sequence ATGGGTGAGAAAAAATTAAGAGCTGCTGTGGTTTTATCAGGATGCGGCCACCTCGACGGCACAGAGGTGAGAGAAGCAGTCTTAACTCTGCTTGTGTTTGATCAGCAGGAAGTTGAAGTCACGTGCTTTGCTCCTAATGTTGATATCACACAAGTTATGAATCACAAAACAAAAGAAGCAGTAAAAGAAAAAAGGAATGTACTTGTAGAAGCAGCAAGAATTGCAAGAGGTGAGATAAATGATTTAAGAGAAGCTAAAGCTGAAAATTTTGACATGCTAGTCGTACCTGGTGGATATGGAGTTGCGAAAAATTTATCTGACTTAGCTGAAAATAAAACAGTAATGCCTGAGTTTGAAAGATTAGTCTCAGAGTTCTTTGTTGCAAAAAAGCCAATAGGAACTATATGTATATCTCCAGCCATTATTGTTTTAATTTTAAGTAGCAAGATGGGTAAAGAAGAAAGTAAGATTAAGGTAACTATAGGAGACGACAAAGACCAGCTGATAGAAAAGCTCGGCGGCGAACATATAACATGCGATACAAAGCTATCAATAGAAGACGAAAAGCATAATATATTTTCCTGCTCTGCTTATATGCGTAGTGATGAAAGTACACACTCTGTATATCAAGGAATAAAACACATGATTGACAGTATGGTGAAAAAAATTAATAAAAAAACCAAACAACCATTTCTCTAA
- the ispH gene encoding 4-hydroxy-3-methylbut-2-enyl diphosphate reductase, producing the protein MEIILAEPRGFCAGVKRAVDILAITLEKYKNERQVYVLHEIVHNKYIVEDFKKQGVVFVSSIEDIKDNRGILIFSAHGVSKSIEDEAKRKGVQVIDATCPLVSKVHKEAKRYEDSGKELILIGHENHPEVKGIMGRVSNPISLVQTMQDVYNLQIKDPDNLSYVTQTTLSIDDTKEIIATLKLRFPSITGPDLKDICYATQNRQNAVKKLAKITDVVLIVGSKNSSNSNRLLDLCISRGKRAYLIDNYKCMNKNWLQGAEKIGITAGASAPDILVDELVNYLKINMNTKVSVMPDGFTENVQFKYTKW; encoded by the coding sequence ATGGAGATTATCTTAGCTGAGCCACGCGGTTTCTGTGCAGGGGTTAAAAGAGCTGTAGACATATTAGCAATCACTTTAGAGAAATACAAAAATGAACGCCAAGTTTATGTACTACACGAAATCGTTCATAATAAGTATATAGTAGAGGATTTCAAGAAACAAGGAGTGGTTTTTGTAAGCAGCATAGAAGACATTAAAGACAATAGAGGAATATTGATCTTTAGCGCACATGGAGTGTCGAAAAGTATAGAGGATGAGGCAAAAAGAAAGGGTGTTCAAGTGATTGATGCAACATGTCCATTAGTTAGCAAAGTACATAAAGAGGCAAAAAGGTATGAGGATAGTGGTAAAGAATTAATTCTAATTGGACATGAAAATCATCCAGAAGTTAAAGGAATTATGGGAAGAGTAAGTAATCCTATATCTCTAGTGCAAACTATGCAAGACGTATACAATTTACAAATCAAAGATCCAGATAATTTATCTTATGTAACACAAACCACGTTAAGTATTGACGATACCAAAGAAATTATTGCTACACTGAAGCTCAGATTTCCAAGCATTACAGGCCCCGACTTAAAAGATATATGCTATGCAACACAAAATAGGCAGAACGCTGTTAAAAAATTGGCTAAAATTACAGACGTAGTGTTAATTGTAGGAAGCAAAAACAGTTCAAATTCAAACCGTTTATTAGACCTGTGTATTTCCAGAGGAAAAAGAGCCTATTTGATTGATAATTATAAATGTATGAACAAAAATTGGTTGCAGGGCGCAGAAAAAATAGGAATTACTGCAGGTGCTTCTGCTCCTGATATATTAGTTGATGAGCTAGTAAATTACTTAAAAATAAATATGAATACAAAAGTTTCAGTCATGCCAGATGGATTCACTGAAAATGTTCAGTTCAAGTATACTAAATGGTAA